From the genome of bacterium:
TGCGCGAGGACACGGTGCAGCCCGACGCGCCCGAGGTTCAGGACAGCTTCCGCCAGCTTCTGGTCGGTTATCGCTACAAACACGCGAGCGGCTACGGCTTCGGCCTTGGCGTCGAGGGCGTGCGCCGGCGGGTGCGTTTCGACGCGGGGCGCGACATCACGACGCACGCCGCGATGGCGTTTGCCGACATCTTCTTCCCCGGCGGATTCGGCCTCGTGGGGCGATACGACTACCTCGATCCGGACATCGAAAACGATAAGGACACCGGGCAGGGGTACAACGACGAGCGCGACATGATCGTCGCCGCCGTATACGCGCAACCAATCAAGTTCGTGCGCCTTGCGATCGGCGGCCGACAGGAAGGAACCGCGGCGCGATACGTGGACTCGTCCGGCGATTCGAAGGAGTCCGAGCCGGACAGGTATCTGTTTTTTGCAACGGAGTTGAAATTTTGAATTGGTTGAAGTTTTGAGTTGGGGAGTTTGGAAGTTGGGGAGCCGCACGCGCCTCCTAACGCACGACGATATGGACCACAACCCTAGGGAGCCCGGTCTTGCGATGACCTTCCAGGCTTCCGGACTTCCAGACTTTCAGACTATGCGTTTCCGGGCACCGGCACGGGCACGGGCACGGAGACGGGCGGTGAGCGTCACATGACCGACTTTCTCGAACGCGCCTTCCGCCTTTCCGCGAACAGCACGACCGTTCGCACGGAGGTTCTCGCCGGCGTGACGACGTTCATGACGATGGCCTACATCATCGTCGTGAACCCCGCGATCCTCGCCAGCGCGAACGGCGCGCGCATGGACTTCGGCGCGGTCATGGTCGCCACGTGCCTGGCGGCCGCGTTCGGCACGATCGTCATGGGCGTCGTCGCGCGCTACCCCATCGCGCTGGCGCCCGGCATGGGGCTGAACGCGTTTTTCAGCTACGAGATCTGCAACGCCGTCGCGCGCCTGCAAGCCGAGCACAAGGTCGCCGAGGGCGTGGAGCCGTGGCAGATCGCGCTTGGCATGGTGTTTATATCCGGCGTGATCTTCACGATTCTCACGACGCTTCGCATCCGCAAGATGGTGGTGAACGCCGTGCCCGGTTCGCTCAAGATCGCCATCGCCGCGGGCATCGGATTTTTCATCGCGGTCATCGGGCTCATGGAGGCGGGCGTCATCGTCGCGCATCCGGTGACGTTCGTGCAGCTTGGCGACGTTCTTTCCGCGCCGACGCTGCTGGCGATCTTCGGAGTCGCGCTCACCGCGGCGCTGCTGGCGCGCGGCGTGCGCGGCGCGATTCTCATCGGCCTTGTGGCGACGGGGCTTGGCGGCATTCCGCTTGGCATCGTCAGTTTTTCCGGCGGCGTCGTGTCCGCGCCGCCGACGCTGTCGACGTTCGGCGAGCTGCGCATCGTCGACGCGCTCTCGTGGCCGTTTGTCGCGCCGATCCTGATGCTGCTTTTCGTCGACATGTTCGACACCATCGGCACGCTCGTCGGCGTGACGCACCAGGGCGGCATGCTGCGCAAGGGCGAGCTGCCGCGCGCTTCGCGCGCGCTCGCCTCCGACGCGATCGCGACGATGGGCGGCGCGGTGCTGGGCACGAGCACGGTGACAAGCTACGTCGAATCCGCGGCGGGCGTGTCCGCCGGCGGCCGCACCGGCCTTGCGAACGTGGTGACCGCCGCGCTGTTTCTGGTTGCGATCTTCTTTTCACCGATCGTCGCCATGTTCGGCGCGTCGGTGCCCTCGCCCGCGGACCCGAACGTCTTTCTGCGCCCCGTCACCGCGCCGGCGCTCATCCTCGTCGGGTTTCTGATGATGCGCGGCTTGCGTAGTGTGGATTGGGACGACCTCACGGAATCGCTGCCCGTGTTCCTGACCATCCTCGTCATGCCGCTGACGTTTTCGATCAGCCACGGCTTCGCGGCGGGGTTCGTCTCCTACGCGCTCGTCAAACTCGCGGCCGGGAAACGAAAGGACGTGCATCCGCTGGTGTGGGGACTGGCCGGGATTTTCGTCGCGCGGTACGTGTTCTTGCCGATTCATCTATAGAAGGCTGAGGTGTTCGGTGTGCCGCGATGTCGATGCTGCGATGTCGGTGCCGCGAGCGTTCAGCGTTCCCAGGCGGGGAGACGAGACGGGGAATCGCAGCATAAGCAGGTGAGGACACCTGCGGTCCCGGGGAGGGGCCGGCGCGGGAAGACACTCGCGTGGTATTTGCTGGTGCGGCGGGAAGACGAGGCGGTGAATCGCAGCATAAGCAGGCGGGCCGCCCGCGGTCCCGGGGAATTGCGGTAAAAGCAGGCGGGTCACCTGCGATGTCAGGGCCGCAAACGCAGCGCAGCGGAGTGCGCGGTCGCGTACGCGCCGGTGCAACGTGTTTCGTGTGTTGCGATGTCAGTGCCGCGAGCGGCAGCGAGCGGTTCGTACCGCCGTGCCACGGTGCGCGCTTTCAAATGCCGAACCGTCGTTCAGCGTTCCCAGGCGGGGAGACGAGACGGGGAATCGCAGCATAAGCAGGTGAGGACACCTGCGGTCCCGGGGAGGGGCCGGCGCGGGAAGACACGCGCGTGGTATTTGCTGGTGCGGCGGGAAGACGAGGCGGTGAATCGCAGCATAAGCAGGCGGGCCGCCCGCGGTCCCGGGGAATTGCGGTTTATATCGGGGCGGGTTCGACCGCGCACTTCGCCGACCCGCTCGGCGCGGGCCGGCTTCGTTTGCGGCCCTGACATCGCCATGCCACGCGCCGTCGGGGGCTTTGGTCCGGCGCGATCGCGGACGGATCGGCGATGAGCCAGCTTCGGCGCAAAGGCTCGATCAGCGGATTGGCCGGATGCTCGCGGAAGGTTCGCCAGCAGCCTCTCATGTGCGATGGCCGATGGACAAAATGGACATCATGGACATGATGGACGGCATGGACGCCGGCCTGCTTCCCGATTTTTAGCGAGCCTATGCCGCGCCTCATCAAACGCAAGCACACCGCAAGCGCGCGCGTCGGCTGGACGCTTTTGGCGATCCACGTCGTCACGTGGTTTCCGGGCGTGCTCGTCATTCCGTTCATGGACATGCCCTGGGACCTGCCGCTTGGTTTCCGGCAACGCCTGGCGATGACGCTCGTCATCATCGGCGAAGTCTGCCTGTGGGCGGCCGTGCCGTTCCTCGCGCGCGAGATGATCGAGGCGATCAGGGAGCGCTGCCGAGCGGAGGCGTGATCCGGCGGTACACAGAGCGCACAGGGAAGCCACGGAGGGCACCGAGAATCGAACAAGAATAGGACCCCCGTGTTCTCCGTGTCTCCTCGGTGTTCTCCGTGTACCGCCGAATTGCGATTCATTCCGCATTCCAAATTCCGCATTCCCAATTCGGCCGCATCGTTGCCCCGGCCGCCCCATATCGGGTATACCTATCGCGTCCTTTGACCCCACCCCTTGCGTGCCGGGAAGAGCCAACTGGTGGCGACCTTTTCCATTCAGAGCCTCGCCAGCGGAAGCGGCGGAAACGCTTACGTCATCACGGCGGATTCCACGCGCCTTCTCGTCGATGCGGGCCTGTCCGCCAGGCAGATCACGCTGCGCCTCGCGACGGCCGGCATCGCGCCGGAATCCATCGACGGCGTCCTTCTCACGCACGAGCATCACGACCACATCTGCGGCATTCCGGTGCTGTCCCGGCGATTTCGTTACCGCACGTGGGCGATCGAGGAAGCCGCCACGTCGCCCTACCGACGCGGGCCGCGTCTTTGCGACGAGCCGGGCGTGGCGATCACGCCGATCTCCGCCTCGGAAGCTTTCACGATCGGCGGCATTTCGATCCGGCCGTTTTCGGTCAGCCACGACGCGATCGATCCGGTGATGTTCACGTTTGATTACGCCGGGCGGCGCATCGCGCTTTGCACGGATCTCGGCATCGTGACGCGCCTGGTGCGCGAGCGCATCCGTGAGGCGAACGTGCTCGTCGTCGAGTCGAACCACGATGTCCAAATGCTGGAGGACGGCCCGTACCCGCGTGACGTGAAGCGCCGCGTGCGGGGAAAATTCGGACACCTCTCCAACGAGGAGGCGCAGGAGCTGGTGCGCGACGTGGCGCATCCCGGCTTGCACACCGTCGTGCTCGGTCATCTTTCCGAAACGAACAACACGCCAAAAATCGCCGCGTCCGGCATGCGCCACGTGCTCGACGAGATTCTTCCCGACTGCCGCCTGCTCGTCGCCGCGCAGCACGAGATCGGCGAGGCCGTTTTCGCCGAGCCCGCGCCCGCTCCCACGCATGCCGTGCCGGCGCTCGCCGCCACCGGGTCGTTGTTCTGATGCGGTTGTTCGCCGCTCGCGCCCGGCCAGGGGCGCCCGCATGATCCCGCGTTACACGCGCCCGGAGATGGCGCGAATCTGGTCCGACGAAAACCGCTTTGCCGCGTGGCTTGCCGTGGAGATCGCCGCTGCGGAGGCGATGGCGGCCGAGGGCCTCGTGCCGCGCGAGGCGGTGGAGACGATCAAGAAAAAGGCGAGTTTCGATCCCGCGCGCGTGCTCGAGATCGAAAAGGAAACGCGCCACGACGTAATCGCGTTTCTGACGAACGTCGCGGAGTCCGTCGGCGAGGACGCGCGCTGGCTGCACTGGGGCATGACAAGCTCCGACGTGCTCGACACCGCGTTCGCGATGCAGCTTGCCCAGGCTTGCGATCTGCTCGTCGCCGGCATCGACAAGTTCATGGCAACGCTCAAGACGCGTGCGTACGAGTTCAAGGACACGTTGCAGATGGGCCGCTCGCACGGCATCCACGCGGAACCCATCACCTTCGGCCACAAGCTCGCGATCTGGTACGACGAGATGCGGCGCAACCGCGAACGCCTTGTCGCCGCGCGCTCTCGCGTTGCCGTCGGCAAGATCTCCGGTGCGGTCGGCACCTTTGCGCACCTGCCGCCGTCGATCGAGGAAGCGGCGTGCCAATCGCTCGGCCTCGCGTTCGCGCCCGCGTCGAGCCAGATCGTGCAACGCGACCGGCACGCGGAGTTTTTCGCGCAGTGCGCCGTAGTCGCCGGCACGCTCGAAAAGATCGCGGTGGAAGTGCGTCATTTGCAGCGCACCGAAGTGTATGAGGCCGAGGAAAAATTCCACGCGGGGCAGAAGGGCAGCTCGGCCATGCCCCACAAACGCAATCCGGTCCTCTCTGAAAACGTAAGCGGTCTTGCGCGGCTGGTGCGTTCGAATGCGATCGCGGCCTTCGAAAATCAGGCGCTTTGGCACGAACGGGACATCAGCCATTCGTCCGTGGAGCGCGTGATCGGCCCGGATGCGACGATCACGCTGGATTTCATGCTCCACCGCGCAAACGAGATCGTCGGCGGACTGGTCGTGTATCCGGACAAAATGCGCGAGAATATGGAGCGGACGGGCGGGCTGTACGCCTCGCAGACGATTCTGCTTCATCTCGTGAAGCAGGGCGTGCGCCGCGAGGACGCCTACCGCATGGTGCAGCGGAACGCCATGAAGGTCTGGGAGACGGGCGCGGATTTCCTGACCGAGCTGCTTTCCGACAAGGACATCACCGGCCGCATCGACGAGGCGGCGATCCGCGCCGCGCTCGATCCGGCCATTCAGGTGCGTCACGTGGAGAAAATTTTTGAACGGGTATTCGAAAAACAGGATGGCTGATCCGCACGACGAGCACTTCAAGGACGAGTGCGGCGTCGTCGGCATCTTCGGCAACGACGAGGCGGCGAACTTCGCCTATCTCGCCCTGCAGGCGTTGCAGCATCGCGGGCAGGAGTCCGCCGGTATCGTCAGCCACGACGGCGAGCGCAGCTACGTGCACCGCGACATGGGTCTTGTCGGCCACGTGTTCAACGAGGAAAACCTGTCGCGCCTCGTCGGCCACGCCGCCATCGGCCACGTGCGCTACTCGACGACCGGCTCGTCGCACATCAAGAACGCGCAGCCCTTCGCGGTGGAATACGCGCGGGGGCCGATCGCCATCGCGCACAACGGCAACCTGGTGAACGCGCAGGGCTTGCGCAACCGCCTGGAGTCCGAGGGCATCATCTTCCAGTCCACGACGGACACGGAGGTGGTGACGCACCTCATCGCGCGCGGACACGGCGATCCGGTGCAGCGCATCATCGCCGCGCTGGATCAGGTCGTCGGGGCGTACAGCATGGTGTTCCTGACCGAGAACCTGCTCATCGCCGCGCGCGACCCACGCGGCTGGCGGCCCTTGATGCTCGGCAAGAAGGACGGCGCGACCGTGGTCGCCAGCGAGTCCTGCGCGCTTGCGCTTCTCGAGGGCGAATACGAGCGCGAGGTGGAGCCGGGCGAGGTGCTCGTCATCGGCGAGCACGGCATGACCTCGTATTTCCCGTTCGCGGAAAAGCGCCGCGCGTCGTGCGTGTTCGAGTTCATCTACTTCGCTCGGCCGGACTCCAAGATTTTCGGCGAGCCGGTGTATCCGGTGCGCCTCGCGCTCGGCCGCAAGCTTGCCGAGGAGCACCCGGCGGACGCGGATCTGGTCACGCCGGTGCCGGATTCGGGCATGGCCGCCGCGCTCGGCTATGCGGAGGCGAGCGGTGTGCCGTTTCAGCTTGGCCTCGTGCGCAGCCACTACCTTGGGCGCACGTTCATCGAACCGGAGCAGAACATCCGCCATTTCGGCGTGCGGCTGAAACTGTCGCCGAATCCGGCGGTGATCGAGGGCAAGCGCGTCATTTTGGTGGACGATTCCATCGTGCGCGGCACGACGATGCGCAAGATCGTGTCGATGATCCGCGAGGCGGGCGCCGCCGAGATCCACGTGCGCATCAGCTCGCCGCCGATCGCGTGGCCGTGCTACTTCGGCATCGACACGCCGACGCGCGAGGAGCTTGTCGCGACGAAGATGACGACAGACGAGATCGCCGCGTTTCTTGGCGCGGACTCGCTTGGTTATCTCTCGATCGAGGGCATGCAGCAGTGCCTGCCGGCGGCGCCGGATACCTATTGTTACGCCTGCTTCGACGGCCGCTATCCCGACCAGCCGGAGCAGGAGGTCGCCACGCGCCAGCTTGCCCTGTTCGAGGCGGACGAAGCGCGCGCGTGACGCCGCCGTTTTTCTTCGAACCCGGTTTCTCCCGCCGATCGGTCCTGACGCTTTTTGTCGTCCTGACGACGATCTACTACGCCTCCGCCTTTCCCATCGCCGCGTCCAACGAAGGCGCCCACTACGCGCTCGCGCGGGCGATCGTGGAGGAAGGCACGTTCAAGATCGATACGTGGTTCGTCGATTTCACCGGCGGCGTCGATTTCGCAATCAAGGACGGGCACTACTATTCCGACCGGGCGCCGGGCGTGGCGTTCCTTCTCGTGCCGTTCCACGCGGTCGCCGTCCTCGTCGCGAAATTCGGCGGCTGGTTGCCCGACCACACGGGAAAACATTTCGCCACGGTGTTCGTTTCGTGGGCGGGCGCGCTTGTCGTGATCCTTCTGCTGCGCCTGCTTTTGCGGCAAGGACGCACGCCCGCCGTCGCGTGGATTGTTGCGCTTGTTTTCGCGCTTGCGTCGATGCACTGGAAATTTTCCGCGCACCTGTACAACCACGCGTTCGAGGCGCTGTTTTTTCTTGCGCTCTGGTCGCTTCTCGGCGACGGCCTCGACTTCACGAAGTCCACGGCGCGCGAGCGCGCGTTTTTCGCGAGCCTCGCCTACATCGCCTGCATCGCGTTTCCCGCCGGCATGTTCTGGGTTCTGCTCCCGCTGGCGAACATGATGTTGCCGAACGGACGCACGCTACCGATCGTGCGCACGGACGGCGTGGGCGCCGGATTGGTATCGAGATATCGCGTGTCGCGTGACGCGGCCGAGTGGCGCGGGCTGGCGACGAACATCGGTTTCGCGGCGCTCGCGCTCGTGCCGGTCGCGATCTATCACACGGTCTGCTTCGGCGCGCCGTGGCGCACGTTCGGCCGCTGGCACAATCCGGAGCGCTTCGCGTTCTTCCACGAGCCGGGGATGATGTTCGACACGCCCTGGCATGTCGGCATGAATCGTCTTTTGTTCGGCCTGCCGGATCCGTATCCCATCGGCCTGTTCTGGCTTCATCCCATTCTGATCTTCGCGTTCCTCGGCGCGTACTTCTACGCGCGCGAGCGTCCCGCGGCGGCGGCGATGCAGTTTGTGGCGATTTTCGCCTGGTCGTCGCTGTTCGCGAAGTTCCACGAGTTCGACGGCGGCAGCTCCGGCGATCCGCGCTATCTCATGCTGACGCTGCCGATCCTTTTTCTACCGTTTGGCGCGTGGCTCGACAGCGTCAACGCGCGCGTTTCCGACGTGGGGATGCGCGCGCTGGCGCACCTGCCCGTCGCGCTTCTCGTCGCGGTCGGATTCTGGTTTTGCTTCGTGCACCTGGCCGAATATTTCGGTCACGACTTCAACGTGCGCGAACACCTCGACCACTTCTCGCTCATCTCGCGCGATGGCGTCGCGGAGCTGTTCGGCCGCGCGTTCCCGTCCTGGCGCAAGACGCCGATTTATCTCGGCACGCTCGCGCCGATCGCCGCCGCATGGGCGATGATCCGCCTGCTGCGCGCCCAGCGGGGATAAGAATCGTTTATCGGGGGATCGGCGTCGCGCGCATCACGACGCGGCGACTTTCGCGCCGACAAGATCGGTGGCGGTGATCGAGTTCAAGTCGGTCGCGGAATATTTTTCGCTCACGCCGAGGACCTCGATGCCGATCAGGCGGCCCTTCCGATCGTAGTCCATATTGACGCCGATCTCGGCTTCTTCCGTCCGCGCGACCTTGGCATCC
Proteins encoded in this window:
- a CDS encoding NCS2 family permease encodes the protein MTDFLERAFRLSANSTTVRTEVLAGVTTFMTMAYIIVVNPAILASANGARMDFGAVMVATCLAAAFGTIVMGVVARYPIALAPGMGLNAFFSYEICNAVARLQAEHKVAEGVEPWQIALGMVFISGVIFTILTTLRIRKMVVNAVPGSLKIAIAAGIGFFIAVIGLMEAGVIVAHPVTFVQLGDVLSAPTLLAIFGVALTAALLARGVRGAILIGLVATGLGGIPLGIVSFSGGVVSAPPTLSTFGELRIVDALSWPFVAPILMLLFVDMFDTIGTLVGVTHQGGMLRKGELPRASRALASDAIATMGGAVLGTSTVTSYVESAAGVSAGGRTGLANVVTAALFLVAIFFSPIVAMFGASVPSPADPNVFLRPVTAPALILVGFLMMRGLRSVDWDDLTESLPVFLTILVMPLTFSISHGFAAGFVSYALVKLAAGKRKDVHPLVWGLAGIFVARYVFLPIHL
- a CDS encoding MBL fold metallo-hydrolase codes for the protein MATFSIQSLASGSGGNAYVITADSTRLLVDAGLSARQITLRLATAGIAPESIDGVLLTHEHHDHICGIPVLSRRFRYRTWAIEEAATSPYRRGPRLCDEPGVAITPISASEAFTIGGISIRPFSVSHDAIDPVMFTFDYAGRRIALCTDLGIVTRLVRERIREANVLVVESNHDVQMLEDGPYPRDVKRRVRGKFGHLSNEEAQELVRDVAHPGLHTVVLGHLSETNNTPKIAASGMRHVLDEILPDCRLLVAAQHEIGEAVFAEPAPAPTHAVPALAATGSLF
- the purB gene encoding adenylosuccinate lyase codes for the protein MIPRYTRPEMARIWSDENRFAAWLAVEIAAAEAMAAEGLVPREAVETIKKKASFDPARVLEIEKETRHDVIAFLTNVAESVGEDARWLHWGMTSSDVLDTAFAMQLAQACDLLVAGIDKFMATLKTRAYEFKDTLQMGRSHGIHAEPITFGHKLAIWYDEMRRNRERLVAARSRVAVGKISGAVGTFAHLPPSIEEAACQSLGLAFAPASSQIVQRDRHAEFFAQCAVVAGTLEKIAVEVRHLQRTEVYEAEEKFHAGQKGSSAMPHKRNPVLSENVSGLARLVRSNAIAAFENQALWHERDISHSSVERVIGPDATITLDFMLHRANEIVGGLVVYPDKMRENMERTGGLYASQTILLHLVKQGVRREDAYRMVQRNAMKVWETGADFLTELLSDKDITGRIDEAAIRAALDPAIQVRHVEKIFERVFEKQDG
- the purF gene encoding amidophosphoribosyltransferase, with product MADPHDEHFKDECGVVGIFGNDEAANFAYLALQALQHRGQESAGIVSHDGERSYVHRDMGLVGHVFNEENLSRLVGHAAIGHVRYSTTGSSHIKNAQPFAVEYARGPIAIAHNGNLVNAQGLRNRLESEGIIFQSTTDTEVVTHLIARGHGDPVQRIIAALDQVVGAYSMVFLTENLLIAARDPRGWRPLMLGKKDGATVVASESCALALLEGEYEREVEPGEVLVIGEHGMTSYFPFAEKRRASCVFEFIYFARPDSKIFGEPVYPVRLALGRKLAEEHPADADLVTPVPDSGMAAALGYAEASGVPFQLGLVRSHYLGRTFIEPEQNIRHFGVRLKLSPNPAVIEGKRVILVDDSIVRGTTMRKIVSMIREAGAAEIHVRISSPPIAWPCYFGIDTPTREELVATKMTTDEIAAFLGADSLGYLSIEGMQQCLPAAPDTYCYACFDGRYPDQPEQEVATRQLALFEADEARA
- a CDS encoding DUF2283 domain-containing protein, with amino-acid sequence MKIEYDREADALYIALTDAKVARTEEAEIGVNMDYDRKGRLIGIEVLGVSEKYSATDLNSITATDLVGAKVAAS